The following are from one region of the Capsicum annuum cultivar UCD-10X-F1 chromosome 1, UCD10Xv1.1, whole genome shotgun sequence genome:
- the LOC107849021 gene encoding uncharacterized protein LOC107849021 produces the protein MELDIDEVRKKIEVKYVVEGNSSLIVIRNDNGVRVYVEFKKQLAGLVNFSICISSCDKDNSEIEFDKATGSVMCIEGSEYDSVALIVVETDNQYALYVPEMEVKNFITYCKNTEIMVSQIYKDKETLVSVMSRHAIANGFNTKTKRSDKKSYVLICRNEDCQWVMKASCMNESELFVIKIFVSEHSCSLRDRVLNNVVATSNFVSEFTAPKLINHKRIHTPADIIEEMKAVYRVDINYMKAWRAKEKTIAMLRGGPADGYRKISRYIYMLNQVYPQSHIRMHKAVDNEFKYLFIVLRPMIRGFEFCRPVVIVDGTHLSGPYEETFVSASTLDGAGCILPLTYGVVDSENDNAWI, from the exons ATGGAGTTGGATATAGACGAAGTGcgtaaaaaaattgaagtgaaaTATGTGGTTGAAGGAAACTCTTCTTTAATTGTAATAAGAAACGACAATGGAGTGAGGGTTTACGTTGAGTTCAAGAAACAACTTGCTGGTTTGGTTAATTTTTCGATTTGTATTTCAAGTTGCGATAAAGACAATAGTGAAATAGAGTTTGATAAAGCCACTGGTTCTGTAATGTGTATCGAGGGTAGTGAATATGATTCAGTTGCGTTGATAGTTGTTGAAACGGATAATCAGTATGCTCTATATGTGCCTGAAATGGAAGTTAAAAACTTCATTACTTATTGCAAGAATACTGAAATAATGGTGAGTCAGATATACAAGGATAAGGAAACTCTTGTTTCAGTAATGTCAAGACACGCAATAGCGAATGGATTCAACACAAAAACGAAACGATCCGACAAAAAAAG CTATGTACTCATTTGTCGCAACGAAGATTGCCAGTGGGTCATGAAGGCCTCTTGTATGAACGAATCGGAATTGTTTGTGATTAAAATATTTGTTTCGGAGCATAGTTGCAGTCTTAGGGACCGAGTGCTGAATAATGTGGTTGCGACAAGTaattttgtgagtgaatttacTGCACCAAAATTAATCAATCACAAAAGAATACACACCCCTGCGGACATTATCGAAGAGATGAAAGCTGTTTACAGAGTCGACATTAACTACATGAAAGCATGGCGCGCAAAAGAAAAGACGATTGCGATGCTTAGAGGTGGACCAGCAGATGGATATAGAAAAATATCccgttatatatatatgttgaaccaAGTGTATCCCCAATCGCACATTCGGATGCATAAGGCAGTAGATAacgagtttaaatacttgtttattgtATTGCGTCCGATGATTaggggttttgaattttgtagacctgttgttattgttgatgggACACATTTAAGCGGTCCATATGAAGAAACATTTGTATCGGCAAGCACATTAGATGGTGCAG GTTGTATTCTGCCATTAACTTACGGTGTTGTTGATTCGGAGAATGACAACGCAtggatttga
- the LOC107849878 gene encoding uncharacterized protein LOC107849878 produces MSKVAKVDQRIKEYLEEAGYKKWARCHSPVNRGRTMTSNIAECINDCLIEARKLPILGFLEEVRILFAAWNCKNNKIASYTNTTLGRRFKETLTHNGVKALRMMVKPTESYLYCVYDSGRRPQTIVKTYELPIVPMPDKKDWNVPCFVDDEEVLPPKYRRPPGRPKKEGI; encoded by the exons atgtcAAAGGTTGCTAAGGTTGATCAAAGAATTAAGGAATATCTGGAGGAAGCTGGGTATAAAAAATGGGCTAGGTGTCACTCACCAGTAAATAGAGGTAGAACGATGACTTCAAATATAGCCGAATGTATTAATGATTGTTTGATTGAAGCTAGAAAACTTCCTATTCTAGGTTTCCTAGAAGAAGTTAGAATCTTATTTGCTGCATGGAATTGTAAGAACAACAAAATTGCATCGTACACAAATACAACTCTTGGCAGAAGATTTAaagaaactctaactcataatgGTGTTAAAGCTTTGCGGATGATG GTTAAACCAACAGAAAGttatctttattgtgtttatgattCGGGACGGAG GCCACAAACCATAGTGAAGACATATGAACTCCCGATAGTTCCAATGCCAGACAAGAAGGATTGGAATGTTCCATGttttgttgatgatgaagaagTTTTGCCGCCCAAATATCGAAGACCTCCTGGAAGGCCAAAAAAGGAAGGCATCTGA